A stretch of Bacillus pseudomycoides DNA encodes these proteins:
- a CDS encoding MFS transporter: MRNKFRYYVFAMLTLITMVNYIDRGAIAYAQSFIIKEYGFDPKEWGAILGYFGYGYMIGSLLGGIFSDKKGPKFVWIVAAITWSVFEIATAFAGEIGMAVFGGSALAGFALFRVLFGLTEGPSFAVSNKTAANWAAPKERAFLTSLGFVGVPLGAVLTAPVAVMLLSFTSWKMMFFILGAIGIIWAVIWYFTFTSMPEDHPRVSKEELAEIRSDEGVLQSVKVEEGIKKEPWYSFFKVPTFVMVTLAYFCFQYINFLILTWTPKYLQDVFHFQLSSLWYLGMIPWLGACITLPLGAKLSDRILRKTGNLRLARTGLPIIALFLTAVCFSFIPAVDNYVAVLALMSLGNAFAFLPSSLFWAIIVDTAPAQSGTYSGIMHFIANIATILAPTLTGYLVVSYGYPSMFIVAAVLAAIAMGAMWFVKPGQQTRAESLFNWKSKERLEEPRTNM; this comes from the coding sequence ATGAGGAATAAATTTCGCTATTATGTTTTTGCGATGCTCACGTTGATTACGATGGTGAATTATATTGATCGCGGAGCTATCGCTTATGCACAGTCTTTCATTATAAAAGAATATGGATTTGACCCGAAAGAATGGGGAGCTATATTAGGTTATTTTGGTTACGGTTACATGATTGGTTCTTTATTAGGAGGCATTTTTTCAGATAAAAAAGGGCCGAAATTTGTATGGATCGTAGCAGCAATCACCTGGTCTGTTTTTGAAATTGCGACTGCTTTTGCGGGGGAAATAGGGATGGCTGTTTTTGGTGGCTCTGCTTTAGCAGGATTTGCTCTGTTTCGAGTTTTGTTTGGGTTAACAGAGGGGCCATCTTTCGCCGTTTCGAATAAGACGGCAGCAAACTGGGCTGCACCAAAAGAAAGAGCTTTTCTAACATCCCTTGGTTTTGTAGGTGTTCCGTTAGGTGCAGTATTAACTGCACCTGTAGCGGTTATGCTACTATCCTTTACAAGCTGGAAAATGATGTTTTTTATCCTTGGTGCAATTGGTATTATATGGGCGGTTATTTGGTATTTTACTTTTACGAGTATGCCTGAAGATCACCCGCGAGTATCGAAAGAAGAATTAGCTGAAATACGAAGTGATGAAGGGGTACTTCAATCAGTAAAAGTAGAAGAAGGAATCAAAAAAGAGCCGTGGTATTCATTTTTTAAAGTTCCAACATTCGTTATGGTTACACTGGCGTATTTTTGCTTTCAATATATCAATTTCTTAATATTAACTTGGACACCGAAATATCTGCAAGATGTATTCCATTTTCAATTATCTTCTCTTTGGTATCTTGGCATGATTCCTTGGCTTGGAGCTTGTATTACATTACCGTTAGGGGCGAAGCTATCTGATCGTATTTTACGTAAAACAGGAAACCTTCGTTTAGCTCGAACAGGATTGCCGATTATTGCTTTATTCCTTACAGCGGTTTGCTTTAGTTTCATTCCAGCGGTGGATAATTATGTAGCTGTATTAGCACTCATGTCACTTGGAAATGCATTTGCTTTCTTACCAAGTTCATTATTTTGGGCGATTATTGTAGATACGGCGCCTGCTCAATCAGGGACCTATAGTGGAATTATGCATTTCATCGCTAATATTGCGACAATCTTAGCTCCGACCTTAACTGGATACTTAGTTGTAAGCTATGGGTACCCTTCTATGTTTATCGTAGCTGCCGTATTGGCCGCTATTGCAATGGGGGCGATGTGGTTTGTGAAACCAGGGCAGCAAACTAGGGCTGAAAGTTTGTTTAATTGGAAGAGTAAGGAGAGATTGGAGGAGCCCCGTACTAATATGTAA
- a CDS encoding lactate utilization protein C: MNTDVQESFLNNIARKLGRNRRSGVTPPKWNNDPLRHFPKEMDHEYLVEQFITNLNALHTEVSHIYRSEIENALQYVVQKFNVQSAVYWDDDRLQQLEIEKYLTRNFVSHRMWQSKEEERELRDYVAQVDMGITYAEMGLAETGTIVLWNSDGRGRLVSVLPPVYVAILSEHTVYRRLTEGVTRVHEHVPNGLPACINFITGPSRTGDIEMELAFGVHGPGKVHVILLKD; encoded by the coding sequence ATGAATACGGATGTACAAGAATCTTTTTTAAACAATATCGCACGTAAACTAGGTCGAAACCGACGCTCTGGGGTAACCCCTCCCAAGTGGAATAACGATCCATTAAGACACTTTCCTAAAGAGATGGATCACGAATATTTAGTGGAGCAATTTATTACAAACTTGAATGCACTACATACAGAAGTAAGTCATATATACCGCTCAGAAATCGAGAATGCACTTCAGTATGTTGTGCAAAAATTTAATGTTCAATCGGCGGTGTATTGGGACGATGACAGATTACAACAGCTTGAAATAGAAAAGTATTTAACAAGAAATTTCGTTTCTCATCGAATGTGGCAGAGTAAAGAAGAGGAAAGAGAACTACGAGATTATGTGGCTCAAGTGGATATGGGAATTACATATGCCGAAATGGGGCTAGCTGAGACTGGAACAATTGTTTTATGGAATAGTGATGGACGTGGGCGTTTAGTTAGTGTTTTGCCACCAGTTTATGTAGCGATTCTCTCTGAACATACAGTTTATAGACGTTTAACAGAAGGGGTAACGAGAGTCCATGAACATGTTCCTAATGGGTTACCTGCTTGTATTAATTTTATTACTGGCCCAAGCCGGACAGGTGATATTGAAATGGAATTAGCTTTTGGAGTTCATGGCCCTGGCAAGGTTCATGTCATTTTATTAAAGGATTAG